The Teredinibacter sp. KSP-S5-2 genome includes a window with the following:
- the ilvD gene encoding dihydroxy-acid dehydratase → MPNYRSKTTTSGRNMAGARALWRATGMKDEDFQKPIIAVANSFTQFVPGHVHLKDMGQLVAREIEKAGGVAKEFNTIAVDDGIAMGHDGMLYSLPSRDLIADSVEYMVNAHCADALVCISNCDKITPGMLMAAMRLNIPVVFVSGGPMEAGKTKLADHGLDLVDAMVIAADDKASDEYVAEIERSACPTCGSCSGMFTANSMNCLTEALGLSLPGNGTTLATHADRRQLFERAGSLIVELAKRYYEQEDDTALPRTIGNKHAFENAMALDIAMGGSTNTILHLLAIAQEAEVDFTMEDIDRMSRTIPQLCKVAPNTQKYHIEDVHRAGGIMAILGELNRAGVLHADSPTVHSSTMAEALAKWDIQQNNDEAVNKFYRAGPAGIPTQEAFSQDTRWPTLDGDRENGCIRSLEYAFSKEGGLAVLKGNIAEDGCVVKTAGVDDSILVFEGTAYVTESQDEAVQDILADKVQAGSVVIVRYEGPKGGPGMQEMLYPTSYIKSKGLGKSCALLTDGRFSGGTSGLSIGHVSPEAASGGAIGLVRNGDKIRIDIPNRTIDVLLSEEELTRRRAEQNQLGWKPAKERPRKVSAALRAYASLATSADKGAVRDLSKLEPLG, encoded by the coding sequence CTGTCGCCAACTCCTTTACCCAGTTTGTGCCCGGCCACGTCCATCTGAAAGACATGGGACAACTTGTTGCTCGGGAAATAGAAAAAGCCGGTGGTGTCGCAAAAGAGTTCAATACCATCGCCGTCGACGATGGTATTGCAATGGGACACGACGGCATGCTCTACAGCCTCCCCAGTCGAGACCTGATTGCCGACTCAGTGGAATACATGGTCAATGCACACTGTGCCGATGCTCTGGTATGTATATCCAACTGCGACAAGATTACCCCGGGAATGCTCATGGCTGCGATGCGACTCAATATTCCAGTCGTATTTGTTTCTGGTGGCCCGATGGAAGCAGGTAAAACCAAACTGGCGGACCACGGTCTGGATCTTGTCGATGCCATGGTGATAGCTGCTGATGACAAAGCTTCCGACGAATACGTTGCAGAAATCGAACGTAGCGCCTGTCCAACTTGTGGCTCCTGCTCCGGGATGTTTACCGCTAACTCAATGAACTGCTTAACAGAGGCGCTCGGACTCAGTTTACCTGGCAACGGCACTACCCTGGCTACACATGCGGATCGCAGACAACTGTTCGAACGCGCGGGGAGCCTGATTGTAGAGCTCGCTAAACGTTACTATGAACAAGAAGACGATACGGCTTTACCTCGCACAATAGGAAATAAGCACGCTTTTGAAAATGCCATGGCACTTGATATTGCGATGGGCGGCTCAACCAATACCATTCTGCATTTGCTCGCGATAGCTCAGGAAGCCGAAGTGGACTTCACGATGGAAGACATCGACAGAATGAGCCGTACAATTCCCCAGCTCTGTAAGGTCGCACCAAATACCCAGAAATATCACATCGAAGATGTACATCGCGCCGGCGGCATAATGGCCATTCTAGGCGAACTTAACCGTGCAGGCGTATTGCATGCAGATTCTCCGACGGTACATTCGAGTACCATGGCTGAAGCACTTGCCAAATGGGACATTCAGCAAAACAACGATGAAGCAGTAAATAAGTTTTATCGCGCAGGTCCGGCAGGGATTCCTACTCAGGAAGCCTTTAGCCAAGACACTCGCTGGCCAACCCTTGATGGAGACAGAGAAAACGGCTGTATCCGCTCTCTGGAATATGCGTTTAGTAAAGAAGGTGGGCTAGCCGTGCTGAAAGGCAATATCGCCGAAGACGGTTGTGTTGTTAAAACTGCCGGGGTAGACGATTCTATTCTCGTTTTTGAAGGCACTGCATACGTTACGGAAAGTCAGGATGAAGCGGTACAAGATATCCTGGCTGATAAAGTTCAAGCCGGCTCAGTCGTTATTGTTCGTTATGAAGGCCCTAAGGGTGGCCCAGGCATGCAGGAAATGCTATATCCCACCTCCTATATCAAATCTAAAGGGCTCGGAAAAAGCTGCGCTCTATTAACGGACGGCAGATTTTCCGGTGGTACATCCGGGCTTTCCATTGGTCACGTTTCACCGGAAGCAGCATCGGGTGGCGCAATCGGCTTAGTACGTAACGGCGATAAGATTCGTATCGATATCCCCAACCGAACAATTGATGTATTGCTCTCCGAAGAAGAGCTGACTCGACGAAGGGCCGAACAGAATCAACTTGGCTGGAAGCCTGCGAAAGAAAGACCACGTAAAGTAAGTGCAGCATTACGCGCTTACGCAAGTCTGGCAACCAGTGCGGACAAGGGCGCAGTACGAGATCTGAGTAAACTGGAACCACTAGGTTAG
- a CDS encoding GGDEF domain-containing protein produces MALSMAVELWLRAYRKLAVLGWVLFCIGSAVDIIDSIHTSPWAKKLDQMDLDEALLTAGVLLICLAFMDMVRQKRTLIDVLKHASRTDELTRLANRRAFFEDFPDVYSMQNPKLVFLDLDNFKQVNDNYGHEAGDYVLVRVSKAVCSLLSDEEKAYRLGGDEFVFILDDPNPELRINQLENTLKPELSRYQFGLTAGYTSVTRNQTVDELLHQADQKMYSAKPSKLRQRESSNKKHQEI; encoded by the coding sequence ATGGCCCTAAGCATGGCTGTCGAACTATGGCTTAGGGCCTACAGGAAACTGGCGGTTTTAGGGTGGGTACTCTTTTGCATCGGCTCTGCTGTAGACATCATTGATTCCATCCACACCTCACCATGGGCCAAAAAGCTCGATCAAATGGATTTGGATGAGGCGCTACTCACCGCTGGAGTGCTCCTTATTTGCCTGGCATTCATGGATATGGTTCGTCAGAAACGTACCCTCATAGACGTGCTTAAACATGCCTCGCGTACAGATGAACTCACTAGACTTGCAAATAGACGCGCTTTTTTTGAAGACTTTCCTGATGTGTACTCAATGCAAAATCCAAAGCTGGTTTTCCTTGATCTGGATAATTTTAAGCAAGTAAACGATAACTACGGCCATGAAGCTGGCGATTATGTTTTAGTACGCGTATCCAAGGCCGTCTGCTCTCTCCTATCTGACGAGGAAAAAGCGTATCGACTTGGTGGAGATGAGTTTGTTTTTATATTAGACGACCCCAACCCAGAGCTTCGCATAAATCAACTCGAAAACACATTGAAGCCGGAATTATCACGTTACCAATTTGGGTTAACCGCTGGGTACACCAGTGTTACACGAAATCAAACCGTAGATGAGCTTTTACATCAGGCAGACCAAAAAATGTATTCTGCTAAACCTTCAAAATTAAGACAAAGAGAAAGTTCAAATAAAAAGCACCAGGAAATTTAA
- a CDS encoding tetratricopeptide repeat protein codes for MRLASKIKKGAYSTLVAGLLFTGATALDQLLTDAGYEPAFVASAEAQGAQERRRTPAMSEKLFKQLAKVAEYASPPEDSGKQPDFQSALKEARKVEKNCSKCNEYEMAQIYNYYGWIYYSLDDMPNAIKYYKKVVAQSPNISIGLEVATLDTIAKLSFSLDQYQDALDYHDKWMKLATLVTADAFAFRAQVYYQMKKRKDALNNINRAIKMVEDKGDIAKEPYYSLQRALYIEKEDYKLATANLEKVIRHYPKKSYWIQLSGLYGLLEKSDRQLHSLDTAYLIGAVDKEQQIINLAYLFLGQEYPYRAAKVLEKGIKDKRIKETEKNLDLLARSWSQAKETKKAIPVMSKAAAMSESGDMYSQLASLYLDDDDSKNAIAAGKKALDKGKLKREGEVHVNMGIAYMDLKNYGAAVKSFKEAMKDKRTRRFATNWLRYAENEYTRDQQLKRANG; via the coding sequence ATGAGATTAGCTTCTAAGATAAAAAAAGGTGCCTATAGCACTTTGGTCGCTGGCTTGCTTTTCACTGGTGCGACAGCGCTGGATCAGTTATTAACTGATGCTGGTTATGAACCTGCTTTTGTGGCTTCTGCTGAAGCTCAGGGAGCCCAAGAGCGGCGCCGTACTCCGGCGATGAGCGAAAAGCTATTTAAACAATTGGCTAAAGTGGCTGAATATGCTTCGCCTCCAGAAGATTCTGGTAAGCAACCTGATTTTCAGTCAGCGTTAAAAGAAGCACGTAAAGTTGAGAAAAACTGTTCCAAGTGTAACGAATATGAGATGGCTCAGATCTACAACTACTATGGTTGGATCTACTACTCTTTGGATGATATGCCCAATGCGATTAAGTACTACAAGAAAGTTGTTGCTCAGTCGCCAAATATATCCATTGGTCTGGAAGTCGCTACACTGGACACAATTGCCAAGTTGAGTTTTTCATTAGATCAGTATCAGGATGCTCTTGATTACCACGATAAGTGGATGAAGCTGGCAACCTTGGTTACTGCAGATGCTTTCGCTTTCCGAGCGCAAGTGTACTACCAAATGAAGAAAAGAAAGGATGCTCTGAACAATATTAATCGCGCTATTAAAATGGTTGAGGACAAAGGTGATATAGCCAAAGAGCCTTACTATAGTTTGCAGCGTGCATTATATATTGAGAAGGAAGACTACAAGCTGGCAACGGCTAACTTGGAAAAAGTAATTCGTCATTACCCTAAAAAGTCTTATTGGATTCAGTTATCTGGTTTGTATGGCTTACTGGAAAAATCTGACCGTCAATTGCATTCCCTGGATACTGCATACCTGATAGGTGCCGTGGACAAAGAGCAGCAGATTATTAATCTTGCATACTTGTTCTTGGGGCAAGAGTATCCTTATCGAGCCGCTAAGGTTCTTGAAAAAGGAATCAAAGACAAGAGAATTAAAGAGACCGAAAAGAACTTGGATCTTCTTGCCCGCTCCTGGAGCCAGGCGAAGGAAACCAAGAAAGCTATTCCTGTCATGTCCAAGGCGGCAGCGATGTCCGAGTCGGGTGATATGTATAGCCAGTTAGCATCTCTTTACCTTGATGACGACGATAGTAAAAATGCTATTGCTGCTGGTAAAAAAGCGCTTGATAAAGGTAAGTTAAAGCGTGAGGGTGAGGTTCATGTAAATATGGGTATTGCCTATATGGACCTTAAAAACTACGGTGCTGCTGTTAAATCCTTTAAGGAAGCAATGAAGGACAAGCGTACTCGTCGTTTCGCAACCAACTGGTTGAGATATGCTGAAAACGAATACACTCGTGACCAGCAACTCAAAAGGGCAAATGGTTAG
- a CDS encoding energy transducer TonB — protein MNIARLFSSIIPAAIVTSGLLLLMHVLILRNMTEPEDGPEFKIPEIVMPEREISTEYDTSKPEKPDEPEEPPPELPEPEFESPNVDTALVVAPKVSTDIKIGGIGGFSSDGEYLPIVKVAPKYPARAAAKGLEGYCTVEYTVTKTGETKDIEVVDCPQSVFASASIKAAQKFKYKPRVIDGEPIEVPGVRNRFTYEMAK, from the coding sequence ATGAACATTGCAAGATTGTTTTCGTCGATCATTCCTGCGGCAATTGTGACGTCGGGCTTGTTACTGCTTATGCATGTTCTAATCCTGCGTAACATGACTGAGCCGGAAGATGGTCCTGAGTTCAAGATTCCAGAAATCGTGATGCCTGAGAGGGAGATTTCTACGGAATATGATACCAGCAAACCGGAAAAACCTGATGAGCCGGAGGAGCCACCACCTGAGTTACCTGAGCCTGAGTTTGAAAGCCCTAATGTTGATACAGCGTTAGTTGTTGCACCTAAGGTTTCTACAGACATTAAAATTGGTGGTATCGGTGGTTTTTCCAGTGATGGTGAATACCTTCCTATTGTTAAAGTAGCACCAAAATACCCAGCGCGAGCTGCGGCCAAAGGCTTGGAAGGCTACTGTACAGTTGAGTACACCGTGACCAAAACAGGTGAAACTAAAGACATTGAAGTGGTTGATTGTCCGCAGTCTGTATTTGCTAGTGCATCTATTAAAGCTGCACAGAAGTTTAAATATAAGCCTCGGGTTATCGATGGTGAGCCAATTGAAGTGCCTGGTGTTCGCAACCGATTCACTTACGAAATGGCGAAATAA
- a CDS encoding biopolymer transporter ExbD, producing MSKKNTEEEAGAIDLTPMLDVVFIMLIFFIVTASFVKEPGVEINRPDATTAENVKTPILVAVNSENEIWVNKIEVDPRQVKTQIQLLLAESPKGKVVIQADKKSNIKTLTEVANAARDAGVSEVTISAEN from the coding sequence ATGAGCAAAAAGAATACTGAAGAAGAAGCAGGCGCGATTGACTTAACGCCAATGCTTGACGTGGTTTTTATCATGTTGATCTTCTTCATCGTTACCGCGTCTTTTGTAAAAGAGCCTGGGGTGGAAATTAACCGCCCCGATGCAACTACGGCAGAAAACGTGAAAACACCAATATTGGTGGCGGTGAATTCTGAAAATGAGATCTGGGTAAACAAAATAGAAGTGGACCCCAGACAAGTTAAAACGCAGATTCAACTTCTATTAGCCGAATCACCTAAGGGTAAAGTGGTTATCCAGGCAGACAAAAAGTCTAACATCAAGACTCTGACTGAAGTAGCTAACGCAGCCCGTGATGCTGGTGTAAGTGAAGTTACCATATCTGCTGAAAACTAG
- a CDS encoding MotA/TolQ/ExbB proton channel family protein, giving the protein MLALMEALADIQAFVESGGPILYVIAALAFVMWTLAFERFWFYKTSLGKVINSTLDVWEARAERKSWNSKQIRVALISRVSQQINQNLDVLGVMVTLCPLLGLLGTVTGMIEVFNVLAVTGGGDAKSMASGVSRATIPTMAGMVAALSGVFVTTVIGRIAERENQLLEDHLTMDH; this is encoded by the coding sequence ATGCTGGCATTGATGGAAGCATTAGCTGACATTCAAGCCTTTGTGGAGTCGGGCGGCCCGATTCTCTATGTGATCGCCGCCTTGGCTTTCGTCATGTGGACCTTAGCTTTTGAACGCTTTTGGTTCTACAAGACCTCTTTGGGCAAAGTTATTAATTCGACATTAGATGTATGGGAAGCAAGAGCTGAACGTAAGTCTTGGAACTCCAAGCAGATTCGTGTGGCACTGATCTCCCGTGTGTCTCAACAGATAAACCAGAACCTCGATGTACTGGGTGTTATGGTGACCTTATGTCCGCTTCTAGGACTGTTGGGTACCGTAACGGGTATGATCGAAGTGTTTAACGTTTTGGCTGTTACCGGTGGTGGTGATGCTAAATCTATGGCTTCTGGTGTATCGAGAGCAACGATTCCAACAATGGCGGGGATGGTTGCAGCGTTGTCGGGTGTATTCGTCACTACGGTTATTGGCCGTATTGCCGAACGCGAGAATCAATTGCTCGAAGACCATTTGACGATGGATCACTAA
- a CDS encoding MotA/TolQ/ExbB proton channel family protein codes for MKLTIKKKLLAFAAVGVMSFSGVALAQSNDKAASLEELLQMVKEAKISESKEHQKREAEFRRQKANQANLLNQAEATKAAEEARSARLEQKYKEQEVLVKAKRQQLDERMGSLKELFGHLTSTSGDLRSNIDTSIVSAQIPNRTDFLADLIEKMNSETKLPSIDEIERLWYELQRETVESSKVVSFTTTVSDPAGNKSERTVVRVGNYNLLSDGKYLTFDAKSGTLSELARQPSPALQKAAVDLQNATSGFTKAGIDPTGPSGGNLLKALINSPSIKERWHQGRLVGYIISGVGIFALLIAFWRFIILAGISSKVSSQLRASSANPNNPLGRVLKVAEDNPTIDTESLELKLEEAVLKERPNIEAYLNLLKIISMVAPLLGLLGTVTGMIVTFQAITIYGAGDPKAMAGGISGALVTTVLGLVVAIPTVLLHTFLNGKAKRILHVLEEQSAGIIAEKSEK; via the coding sequence ATGAAATTGACTATAAAGAAAAAACTTCTGGCATTTGCCGCAGTCGGTGTTATGTCATTTTCTGGTGTGGCGTTAGCCCAGAGTAACGACAAAGCAGCTTCGCTTGAAGAACTATTACAAATGGTTAAAGAAGCGAAGATTTCTGAAAGTAAAGAACATCAAAAACGTGAAGCGGAGTTCCGTCGTCAAAAAGCCAATCAGGCTAACTTGCTCAATCAAGCAGAAGCGACTAAAGCTGCGGAAGAAGCTCGCTCAGCGCGTTTAGAACAAAAATACAAAGAACAAGAAGTACTCGTTAAAGCTAAGCGTCAACAGCTTGATGAGCGTATGGGTTCTTTGAAAGAGCTATTTGGTCACTTGACTTCAACATCTGGCGACCTTCGTTCAAATATCGATACTTCAATTGTTAGTGCGCAAATCCCTAATCGTACGGATTTCCTTGCTGACCTTATTGAAAAAATGAACAGTGAAACCAAACTGCCTTCAATTGATGAAATTGAGCGTCTTTGGTATGAACTACAACGTGAAACAGTGGAATCTTCCAAAGTTGTTTCATTCACAACAACTGTTTCAGACCCTGCTGGTAATAAGTCTGAGCGTACCGTGGTTCGTGTTGGTAACTACAACTTGTTGTCTGATGGTAAGTACCTTACCTTCGATGCCAAAAGCGGTACTTTGAGCGAACTTGCTCGTCAACCTAGCCCAGCTCTTCAAAAAGCAGCTGTTGACCTGCAAAATGCCACTTCCGGCTTTACTAAGGCTGGTATTGACCCAACTGGTCCTTCAGGTGGTAACTTGTTGAAAGCCTTGATTAACAGTCCTTCTATTAAAGAGCGCTGGCACCAAGGTCGTCTAGTAGGTTACATCATTTCCGGTGTAGGTATCTTTGCTCTGCTAATTGCTTTCTGGCGCTTTATTATCCTTGCTGGTATCAGCTCAAAAGTAAGCTCTCAGTTGCGTGCTAGCTCAGCCAATCCAAACAACCCACTGGGTCGTGTATTGAAGGTTGCTGAAGATAACCCGACTATTGATACAGAATCTCTGGAATTGAAACTTGAGGAAGCTGTTCTTAAAGAGCGTCCAAACATTGAGGCTTACCTAAACCTATTGAAGATTATTTCAATGGTTGCACCTCTATTGGGTCTATTGGGTACGGTTACCGGTATGATCGTGACCTTCCAGGCAATCACTATTTACGGTGCGGGTGATCCTAAAGCAATGGCTGGTGGTATTTCCGGTGCACTTGTGACAACAGTACTTGGTCTTGTTGTCGCTATCCCAACAGTACTTCTTCACACTTTCTTGAACGGTAAAGCCAAGCGAATTCTTCATGTACTTGAAGAGCAAAGCGCCGGCATTATCGCTGAAAAATCTGAGAAGTAG
- a CDS encoding DUF3450 domain-containing protein, whose product MKKQRLKAVALSTVLSAGALIATSGAYADKTLDAIMQVGQAKTTAGQASQKKIDKLASDTTDLLQKFKTTNKQIDGLRVYNTQLEKQLANQLKVIEDLEGSIDNVTVIERQIQPLILRMLDGLEQFVELDIPLHREERLNRVSDLRDNQDRADISVAEKFRQVLEAYSIESEYGRKVDTYVDTLEVGGVERQVNILSVGRIALMYQTTDTKLSGAWDQNQGAWVELDAGEYRAAILKGIRIAKKQASIDVMQLPVLAPEAAQ is encoded by the coding sequence ATGAAGAAGCAGCGACTCAAAGCTGTGGCATTGTCCACAGTCCTTTCTGCCGGCGCACTAATAGCTACTAGTGGCGCATACGCAGACAAAACTTTAGATGCCATCATGCAGGTTGGTCAGGCCAAGACTACTGCTGGTCAAGCATCGCAAAAAAAGATCGATAAACTCGCATCTGACACGACTGACCTGTTGCAAAAGTTTAAAACTACCAACAAGCAGATTGATGGTTTGCGTGTTTATAACACTCAGCTTGAAAAGCAATTGGCTAACCAGCTAAAAGTGATCGAAGACCTTGAAGGCTCTATCGATAATGTAACCGTTATCGAGCGTCAAATTCAGCCTTTGATTCTTCGTATGCTTGACGGTCTTGAGCAATTTGTCGAGCTGGATATCCCTCTTCACAGAGAAGAGCGTTTGAACCGGGTTTCGGATCTTCGTGACAACCAGGATCGCGCAGACATTTCTGTTGCTGAGAAATTCCGTCAGGTTCTTGAAGCTTACAGCATTGAGTCTGAATACGGCCGTAAAGTAGATACTTATGTTGATACTTTGGAAGTGGGCGGTGTTGAGCGTCAAGTGAACATTCTTTCTGTTGGTCGTATCGCGTTGATGTACCAAACAACTGATACAAAACTTTCTGGCGCTTGGGATCAAAACCAGGGTGCGTGGGTAGAGTTGGATGCTGGTGAATATCGCGCAGCAATTCTTAAAGGCATTCGTATCGCTAAGAAGCAAGCCTCGATCGATGTAATGCAGTTACCAGTCTTGGCTCCGGAGGCAGCACAATGA